Proteins from a genomic interval of Rhodothermus marinus:
- a CDS encoding thioredoxin family protein, with translation MMRLSTRLCLVGLLGLAFVLPGPEKELEIGAKAPLVDLKMRDVSGKMLSLKDVAGENGLLVIFSCNTCPWVAAWEDRYLIVAQKAKELGIGMIAVNPNEAYRDRGDGFEDMQRRAKEKGYTFPYVLDEGSKLADAFGATRTPHVFLFNKDLVLVYRGAIDDNARNPEAVKHHYLLDAMEAMVAGKPIPVATTRSIGCTIKRVES, from the coding sequence ATGATGCGCCTGTCCACACGGTTATGCCTGGTCGGTCTGCTCGGACTGGCCTTTGTGCTGCCCGGCCCGGAAAAGGAGCTGGAGATCGGCGCCAAAGCGCCCCTGGTCGATCTGAAGATGCGCGACGTCTCCGGAAAGATGCTTTCCCTGAAAGACGTGGCCGGAGAGAACGGACTGCTGGTAATCTTTTCGTGCAACACCTGTCCCTGGGTAGCCGCCTGGGAAGATCGCTACCTGATCGTCGCGCAGAAGGCGAAAGAACTGGGAATCGGCATGATCGCCGTGAATCCCAACGAAGCCTATCGTGACCGTGGCGATGGTTTCGAGGACATGCAGCGACGGGCCAAAGAGAAAGGCTACACCTTCCCTTACGTGCTGGATGAAGGCTCGAAGTTGGCCGATGCTTTCGGGGCGACACGCACACCCCATGTGTTTCTGTTTAACAAAGATCTGGTGCTGGTCTATCGGGGGGCCATCGATGACAATGCGCGCAACCCTGAGGCCGTGAAGCATCATTATCTGCTGGATGCCATGGAGGCCATGGTGGCCGGCAAGCCCATTCCGGTGGCCACCACGCGCTCGATCGGTTGCACCATCAAGCGCGTGGAAAGCTGA
- a CDS encoding NUDIX hydrolase: MRIQTVPPLLLSREAAQVFVACSSEENLELPEGTPLWETPEQAAAACPEGRLWVVEVPPGGAVHYGESWRLQRSLTASAVRNRSPYRPPITVPAAGGVVVRSAEVPEVLLIHRRGHWDLPKGKCDPGESPEACARREVSEELGISPETLQLRKPLGRTIHAYPLDGHYAVKPTWWFLMETTATTFIPQAAEDIREVCWFPLEEACRRVRYPTLQALLQHLAELAGSGLL; the protein is encoded by the coding sequence ATGCGCATACAGACGGTGCCGCCTTTACTGTTGTCCCGCGAAGCGGCTCAGGTTTTTGTAGCCTGTTCCTCGGAAGAAAATCTGGAGCTGCCTGAAGGCACGCCGCTCTGGGAGACGCCGGAGCAGGCCGCCGCGGCGTGCCCGGAAGGGAGACTGTGGGTGGTGGAGGTGCCGCCCGGCGGAGCCGTGCACTATGGCGAAAGCTGGCGGCTGCAACGCTCATTGACGGCCTCGGCCGTTCGCAACCGGTCGCCCTATCGTCCCCCGATCACCGTACCGGCCGCGGGCGGTGTCGTGGTGCGGAGCGCGGAGGTGCCCGAGGTACTGCTCATCCACCGGCGGGGGCACTGGGATCTGCCCAAGGGCAAGTGTGATCCGGGCGAGTCGCCGGAAGCCTGCGCCCGTCGGGAGGTGAGCGAGGAGCTGGGCATCTCGCCCGAGACGCTCCAGCTCCGGAAGCCGCTGGGCCGCACGATCCACGCCTACCCGCTCGACGGTCATTACGCCGTCAAACCCACCTGGTGGTTTCTGATGGAGACCACGGCCACGACGTTTATCCCCCAGGCCGCCGAGGACATCCGGGAGGTGTGCTGGTTTCCGCTGGAGGAAGCCTGTCGCCGCGTGCGCTATCCAACCCTGCAGGCGCTGCTACAGCACCTGGCCGAGCTCGCCGGTTCAGGGCTGCTGTAA
- a CDS encoding cupin domain-containing protein, whose product MQLPETILGGLAPEEFLANYWQKRPLLIRQALPGFRSPITPEELAGLACEEGVAARLILEKGGAYPWEVRYGPFAPEDFAALPPTHWTLLVQEVDRLVPEVAALLETVRFIPNWRLDDIMVSYAPEGGTVGAHIDNYDVFLVQAWGRRRWQINHRPVEREELVPGLEVRLLAHFEPDAEWILEPGDVLYLPPRTPHYGVALEDCMTFSIGFRAPDQAELAEAMPRMATWLDGGRRYADPDLRPADEPGEITPEALDQIQTLLRELIDDRARLARWFGCIITEPRRGLLPESPERPLSAAQLRRRLQQGATLRRNAIPELAYVRHADGSATLFASGEAYELPPELADVAPLLTGRRPLSAETLRPWLERDDFLELLQTLVHSGILSLIPARKR is encoded by the coding sequence ATGCAGCTTCCCGAGACAATCCTGGGTGGCCTGGCGCCCGAGGAATTCCTGGCGAACTACTGGCAGAAACGGCCGCTTTTGATCCGGCAGGCGCTGCCGGGCTTTCGGTCGCCCATCACGCCCGAGGAGCTGGCCGGACTGGCCTGTGAGGAAGGGGTGGCGGCCCGGCTGATTCTGGAAAAAGGCGGAGCCTATCCCTGGGAGGTGCGCTACGGGCCGTTCGCGCCCGAGGATTTTGCCGCGCTGCCACCCACGCACTGGACGCTGCTGGTGCAGGAGGTCGATCGGCTGGTGCCGGAGGTGGCCGCGCTGCTCGAAACGGTGCGCTTCATTCCCAACTGGCGCCTGGACGACATCATGGTCAGCTACGCGCCCGAGGGCGGAACGGTCGGAGCGCATATCGACAACTACGACGTGTTTCTGGTGCAGGCCTGGGGGCGTCGCCGCTGGCAGATCAACCATCGGCCTGTCGAACGCGAGGAGCTGGTGCCGGGACTGGAGGTGCGTCTGCTGGCCCACTTCGAACCCGATGCCGAATGGATTCTGGAGCCCGGCGACGTGCTCTACCTGCCGCCCCGCACCCCGCATTACGGCGTGGCCCTGGAGGACTGCATGACGTTCTCGATCGGCTTTCGGGCGCCCGATCAGGCCGAGCTGGCCGAAGCCATGCCCCGCATGGCCACGTGGCTGGACGGCGGCCGGCGCTATGCCGATCCCGATCTGAGGCCCGCCGACGAACCTGGCGAGATCACGCCGGAAGCGCTCGATCAGATTCAGACGCTGCTCCGGGAACTGATCGACGATCGGGCCCGGCTGGCCCGCTGGTTCGGCTGCATCATCACCGAGCCCCGACGGGGCCTGCTGCCGGAGTCGCCCGAACGCCCGCTTTCTGCAGCGCAACTGCGCCGGCGGCTGCAGCAGGGGGCGACGCTTCGGCGCAATGCGATCCCGGAGCTGGCCTACGTGCGCCACGCGGACGGATCGGCCACACTGTTCGCCTCGGGCGAGGCCTACGAGTTGCCGCCCGAGCTGGCCGACGTGGCCCCCCTGCTGACAGGCCGCCGGCCGCTGAGCGCCGAAACACTTCGACCCTGGCTCGAACGGGACGACTTTCTGGAACTCCTCCAGACGCTTGTCCATTCCGGCATTCTGTCGCTGATACCAGCCCGCAAACGCTGA
- a CDS encoding NUDIX hydrolase, whose product MPGPWKCLHREVLADYKVFRIWREQVQPPRAPRPYDFYLLEAIDWVNVIPITPDGKMVFVRQYRYGTREVSLEIPGGAVDPDDPSPLEAARRELREETGYEAERFVYLGAVAPNPAILTNRCHTFLAENVRPVGPQQLDDAEEIEVVLLDPAEIPARIRRGEINHALVVAAFYLYEHRDEGQR is encoded by the coding sequence ATGCCCGGTCCCTGGAAGTGTCTGCACCGCGAGGTGCTGGCCGATTACAAGGTGTTTCGCATCTGGCGCGAACAGGTGCAGCCGCCCCGCGCGCCTCGTCCTTACGATTTCTATCTGCTGGAGGCCATCGACTGGGTCAACGTGATTCCGATCACGCCGGACGGTAAGATGGTGTTCGTGCGCCAGTACCGCTACGGCACCCGGGAGGTCTCGCTGGAGATTCCGGGCGGGGCGGTGGATCCGGACGATCCATCGCCGCTGGAAGCTGCCCGGCGCGAGTTGCGCGAAGAGACCGGCTACGAGGCCGAACGCTTCGTCTATCTGGGCGCGGTGGCCCCCAACCCGGCCATTCTGACGAACCGCTGCCACACGTTTCTGGCCGAAAACGTCCGGCCGGTCGGTCCCCAGCAGCTCGACGACGCCGAGGAGATCGAGGTCGTGCTGCTCGATCCGGCCGAGATTCCGGCGCGCATTCGCCGGGGCGAGATCAACCACGCGCTGGTCGTGGCTGCCTTCTACCTGTATGAACACCGGGACGAAGGACAGCGGTGA
- a CDS encoding uracil-DNA glycosylase codes for MRETLIEPFRRVWAAFERRLFPAPSSDRLFNLYRDRHPELDRPEAPAIRRRNLWRYLAAYETPPPVFLLAEAPGPWGCRFSGVPLTSEAQLLDPDFPLAGEASGLSERPHREYSARIYWRVMRPYFPRFFTWSTVPLHPHRPGAPLSIRTPTQREVRDWLPLVADLIEALKPAQVIAIGRKAEFALQSLGVRCTYVRHPSQGGARLFEAGVRALLDDL; via the coding sequence GTGAGGGAGACGTTGATCGAACCGTTTCGCAGGGTCTGGGCGGCGTTCGAGCGTCGGTTGTTTCCGGCCCCCTCAAGCGATCGGCTGTTCAACCTGTACCGCGATCGACATCCCGAGCTGGATCGGCCCGAAGCGCCGGCCATCCGGCGACGCAACCTGTGGCGTTATCTGGCCGCCTACGAGACGCCCCCGCCGGTCTTTCTGCTGGCCGAAGCGCCGGGTCCCTGGGGCTGCCGGTTTTCCGGCGTGCCGCTCACGAGCGAGGCGCAGCTGCTGGACCCCGACTTTCCGCTTGCGGGCGAGGCGTCCGGCCTGTCCGAACGCCCGCACCGCGAGTACAGCGCCCGCATCTACTGGCGCGTCATGCGGCCGTACTTCCCACGCTTTTTCACCTGGAGCACCGTGCCGTTGCATCCCCACCGGCCCGGGGCGCCGCTGTCGATTCGCACGCCCACGCAGCGCGAGGTACGCGACTGGCTGCCGCTGGTGGCCGACCTGATCGAAGCGCTGAAACCCGCGCAGGTAATCGCCATCGGTCGAAAAGCCGAGTTTGCGCTGCAGTCGCTGGGCGTGCGCTGCACGTACGTGCGCCATCCGTCGCAGGGCGGTGCCCGTCTGTTCGAAGCCGGCGTGCGGGCCCTGCTGGACGATTTATAA
- a CDS encoding MmgE/PrpD family protein yields the protein MQKHIVRVYSSKEHLPREEQLAWKLARVATDEAPIDEEAAEMVINRIIDNAAVAVAALNRRPVANARTQALAHPNPEGATLFGLPSTQRFSCEWAAWANGVAVRELDFHDTFLAADYSHPADNIPPILAVAQQTGRSGADVLRGILAAYEVHISLVKSICLHKHKKDHIAHLAPAATVGIGALLGLPTEIIYQAVQQAVHVSFQTRQSRKGEISSWKAYAPAFAGKQAVEAIDRAMRGETSPSPIYEGEDSVIAWMLDGPDAVYEVWLPEPGEPRRQILESYTKEHSAEYQAQALIDLAFRMREKIDDFEKIKEIVIYTSHHTHYVIGSGSGDPQKYDPNASRETLDHSIMYIFAVALQDGTWHHERSYAPERARRPDTVRLWRKIRTVEDPEWTARYHHPDPSKKAFGGRVEITFEDGSKLVDEIDVANAHPNGARPFRRPDYIRKFDTLTEEIIDRAERDRFLGLVERLPELTPEEVLELNVVVPRDWLTHAERDRRGIF from the coding sequence ATGCAGAAGCATATTGTCCGCGTCTATTCTTCGAAGGAGCATCTGCCGCGCGAGGAGCAGCTGGCCTGGAAACTGGCCCGGGTGGCCACCGACGAGGCGCCCATCGACGAAGAGGCCGCCGAGATGGTGATCAACCGGATCATCGACAACGCGGCGGTGGCCGTGGCCGCGCTGAACCGGCGGCCGGTCGCCAACGCCCGCACGCAGGCGCTGGCGCATCCCAATCCCGAAGGCGCCACGCTCTTCGGGCTGCCTTCGACGCAGCGGTTCAGTTGCGAGTGGGCCGCCTGGGCCAACGGCGTGGCCGTGCGCGAGCTGGACTTCCACGATACGTTCCTGGCCGCCGACTACTCGCATCCGGCCGACAACATCCCGCCCATTCTGGCCGTGGCGCAGCAGACCGGACGCAGCGGGGCCGATGTGCTGCGCGGCATCCTGGCGGCCTACGAGGTGCATATCAGTCTGGTGAAGTCCATCTGCCTGCACAAACACAAAAAAGACCACATCGCGCACCTGGCGCCGGCGGCCACCGTGGGCATCGGCGCGCTGCTCGGACTCCCCACCGAGATCATCTACCAGGCGGTGCAGCAGGCCGTGCACGTGTCGTTCCAGACCCGCCAGTCGCGCAAGGGCGAGATCTCGAGCTGGAAGGCCTATGCGCCAGCCTTTGCGGGCAAGCAGGCCGTGGAGGCCATCGACCGGGCCATGCGCGGCGAGACGTCCCCTTCGCCGATCTACGAGGGCGAAGACAGCGTGATCGCCTGGATGCTCGACGGCCCCGACGCCGTCTATGAGGTCTGGCTGCCCGAGCCGGGCGAGCCGCGCCGCCAGATTCTGGAATCCTACACGAAAGAACACTCCGCCGAGTATCAGGCGCAGGCGCTGATCGACCTGGCCTTCCGCATGCGGGAAAAGATCGACGACTTCGAGAAGATCAAGGAAATCGTCATCTACACGAGCCACCACACGCACTACGTGATCGGCTCCGGCTCGGGCGATCCGCAGAAGTACGATCCGAACGCCAGCCGCGAGACGCTCGACCACAGCATCATGTACATCTTCGCCGTGGCGTTGCAGGACGGCACCTGGCACCACGAGCGCAGCTACGCGCCCGAGCGAGCCCGGCGACCCGACACGGTGCGGCTATGGCGGAAGATCCGGACCGTCGAGGATCCCGAATGGACGGCCCGCTACCACCATCCGGATCCGTCGAAAAAAGCCTTCGGCGGGCGCGTGGAGATCACGTTCGAAGACGGGAGCAAGCTGGTCGACGAGATCGACGTGGCCAATGCGCATCCGAACGGCGCGCGGCCGTTCCGCCGTCCGGACTACATCCGCAAGTTCGACACGCTGACCGAAGAGATCATCGACCGCGCCGAGCGCGACCGCTTCCTGGGACTGGTCGAACGCCTGCCCGAACTGACGCCCGAAGAAGTGCTGGAGCTGAACGTCGTCGTGCCCCGCGACTGGCTCACGCACGCCGAACGCGACCGCCGGGGCATTTTCTGA
- a CDS encoding FG-GAP repeat protein, which produces MKPFLLGLSLVLGACSAQAQLVPLWPLPVPDTSADNAFGEAVALGPDRAVVGAGGVRGCGPASGAVYVYERRNEAWTLAAVLQPDDCASGRHFGRAVALDGDRILAVAAGQPYRTEVADAAYVFERGAGGRWHQTARLTAPPDAPTGAFGAAVALDGPRAVVSTWGDPARQRPGAAYVFVQQPDGFWKLEATLTDTLAPGGPWPGGAVALDGDVVALAAPSYRYDRSSAVLLFVRQPDGSWRRDTTLAGIRDFNPALALTGGELLVGERLGGRHSGGRVRHYRRLPDGRWTLVATLDPPQPYPNGGFGAALAFDGRRALVSGFDEQLGLDFNVDQVVYVFVHTADRWCFWRRIDPGEKAFGAALSLHGDLALIGVPREGAPGAAYLIPLNAARCELKEPVGK; this is translated from the coding sequence ATGAAACCCTTTCTGCTGGGGCTGAGCCTGGTACTGGGGGCCTGCTCGGCGCAGGCGCAACTGGTGCCACTCTGGCCGCTGCCGGTGCCCGACACGTCGGCGGACAACGCCTTCGGCGAGGCGGTGGCGCTGGGACCGGACCGGGCGGTGGTGGGTGCCGGGGGCGTGCGCGGGTGCGGACCGGCTTCGGGCGCGGTGTACGTGTACGAACGCCGAAACGAGGCGTGGACGCTGGCGGCCGTGCTCCAGCCGGACGACTGTGCGTCCGGGCGCCATTTCGGCCGCGCGGTGGCGCTCGACGGCGATCGGATCCTGGCCGTGGCGGCCGGACAACCCTACCGCACCGAAGTGGCCGACGCCGCCTATGTGTTCGAGCGCGGCGCCGGCGGGCGCTGGCACCAGACTGCCCGCCTGACGGCCCCACCGGACGCCCCCACAGGCGCCTTCGGTGCGGCCGTGGCGCTCGACGGCCCCCGGGCCGTCGTCAGCACCTGGGGCGATCCGGCCCGGCAACGACCGGGCGCGGCGTACGTGTTCGTACAGCAGCCGGATGGCTTCTGGAAGCTGGAGGCCACGCTGACCGACACGCTCGCACCCGGCGGCCCCTGGCCCGGCGGAGCCGTGGCGCTCGACGGCGATGTGGTGGCGCTGGCCGCTCCGTCGTACCGCTACGATCGATCAAGTGCTGTGCTGCTGTTCGTGCGCCAGCCCGACGGAAGCTGGCGGCGCGACACGACGCTTGCGGGCATCCGGGACTTCAACCCGGCGCTGGCGCTGACCGGCGGCGAGCTGCTGGTGGGTGAGCGCCTGGGCGGACGCCACAGCGGCGGGCGCGTCCGCCACTACCGCCGCCTGCCTGATGGACGCTGGACGCTCGTGGCCACGCTCGATCCTCCGCAACCGTACCCGAACGGCGGCTTCGGGGCCGCGCTGGCTTTCGACGGTCGCCGGGCGCTCGTCTCGGGCTTCGACGAACAGCTCGGCCTCGACTTCAACGTGGACCAGGTGGTGTACGTCTTCGTGCACACGGCCGATCGCTGGTGTTTCTGGCGACGCATCGACCCCGGCGAAAAAGCCTTCGGCGCCGCGCTGAGCCTGCACGGAGACCTTGCGCTCATCGGTGTGCCGCGCGAAGGCGCTCCCGGTGCCGCCTACCTGATCCCGCTGAACGCCGCCCGGTGTGAACTGAAGGAACCGGTCGGAAAATAA
- a CDS encoding nucleotidyltransferase domain-containing protein, giving the protein MEAPRESIYRVIQDEVTRAGCRLVRVLLFGSRARGDAHPDSDWDLYVVIDRDPGFHQRNAIASKICWRLAQEGIVADVFVQAEQTVRERAEDPGYLTYYVLKEGVAL; this is encoded by the coding sequence ATGGAGGCCCCTCGGGAAAGCATTTACCGGGTCATTCAGGATGAGGTGACGCGGGCCGGATGTCGCCTTGTTCGCGTATTGCTTTTCGGAAGCCGCGCGCGTGGCGATGCACATCCGGATAGCGACTGGGATCTGTATGTCGTTATAGACAGGGATCCGGGCTTTCATCAACGAAATGCCATTGCTTCAAAAATCTGCTGGCGGCTGGCTCAGGAAGGTATCGTGGCCGATGTGTTTGTGCAGGCGGAACAGACCGTTCGGGAGCGTGCCGAAGACCCCGGGTATCTCACCTATTATGTGCTTAAAGAAGGTGTCGCCCTGTGA
- a CDS encoding HEPN domain-containing protein — protein MENPATDMVCFHMQQCVEKYLKAFLIWHGNPYPRTHRLAVLIALCASIDPDFARLMAWGVDELTPYATSLRYGEEFYMPSVEETIRAIELAENVRHFVREKLAEGGMVL, from the coding sequence ATGGAAAATCCGGCCACGGATATGGTCTGTTTCCATATGCAACAATGCGTGGAAAAATATCTCAAAGCATTTCTCATCTGGCATGGAAATCCCTATCCCAGAACGCACCGCCTGGCTGTGTTGATTGCGCTGTGTGCAAGTATCGATCCTGACTTTGCCCGGTTAATGGCATGGGGCGTTGATGAATTGACACCCTACGCAACCAGTTTGCGATATGGTGAGGAGTTTTACATGCCCTCCGTAGAGGAAACCATCCGGGCTATTGAACTGGCGGAGAACGTTCGGCATTTCGTGAGAGAGAAGCTCGCGGAGGGAGGAATGGTGTTGTAA
- a CDS encoding DUF2357 domain-containing protein produces MRYFTIETDRVRLTWEGPLRQPSAPPLTVEARALDADAEPTLHCVADAPGLIEQTRYRLLLESRDGRPVALRHANPALLRDLHALEGGRLWHGMVHFGTYAGRTSFIVWYDERPHLRLELEIFPTRLAYRSDYEAMLADLETWTIEPALRFGSGVRQPGRVLAGPPDELPGWIARLAAVLDALEVAFRRIAHRPLTEVRMSRCWQPLEAVRRPDAALRRAVQTGGGQGPEVHLAGVRTHRLQWAPRTVVTTDTPEHRWLAWQLDHTLRQVQRLADRQTRPDAATRTRRQALLALAARLERLQQRLPAAMLPLLPPPPTMRLLHAEGYRQAHRIFCWLRRRLSLLGGLLSFEVGQIHTLYEYWCYLTLVRLLSRMTGRSLLLHRLFTLSDDGLQLRPVRGRPLSFPLSDGGRLRLVYNPRWGARALLVPQQPDLLLSRFRPDAPPVHYVLDAKYRLDASPAYVRRYGVPGPPTDALNDLHRYRDALSSYFTRQGKGTIAQALALYPYRNGEAGRFAESRLARALAEDGVGALPLLPDATEHLEHWLRHVLA; encoded by the coding sequence ATGCGCTACTTCACGATCGAAACCGACCGCGTGCGGCTCACCTGGGAAGGCCCACTCCGGCAACCTTCCGCCCCTCCTTTGACGGTGGAAGCCCGGGCGCTCGATGCAGACGCAGAGCCGACGCTGCACTGCGTCGCCGATGCGCCGGGGCTGATCGAGCAGACGCGCTACCGGCTGCTGCTGGAAAGCCGCGACGGTCGGCCTGTTGCACTTCGTCATGCCAACCCGGCGTTGCTTCGCGACCTGCACGCGCTCGAAGGCGGACGTCTGTGGCACGGCATGGTGCATTTCGGCACGTACGCAGGCCGTACGTCCTTCATCGTGTGGTACGACGAGCGCCCGCACCTGCGGCTGGAGCTGGAGATCTTCCCCACGCGCCTGGCCTACCGGTCCGACTACGAGGCCATGCTGGCCGATCTGGAGACGTGGACCATCGAGCCGGCGCTACGCTTCGGGTCCGGTGTCCGGCAACCCGGTCGGGTGCTGGCCGGACCGCCCGATGAACTTCCGGGCTGGATCGCCCGCCTGGCGGCCGTGCTCGACGCGCTGGAGGTCGCCTTCCGGCGCATCGCACACCGACCGTTGACCGAGGTGCGGATGTCCCGCTGCTGGCAACCCCTGGAGGCGGTGCGGCGGCCGGATGCCGCGCTGCGACGGGCGGTGCAGACCGGCGGCGGTCAGGGACCGGAGGTGCATCTGGCGGGGGTTCGCACCCACCGCCTGCAATGGGCACCCCGGACCGTCGTGACCACCGACACGCCGGAGCACCGGTGGCTGGCCTGGCAACTCGACCACACGCTCCGGCAGGTGCAACGGCTGGCCGATCGCCAGACGCGTCCGGACGCCGCCACGCGCACACGTCGACAGGCCCTCCTGGCGCTGGCCGCCCGGCTGGAGCGGCTGCAGCAGCGCCTTCCTGCGGCCATGCTTCCGCTGCTTCCGCCCCCACCCACGATGCGCCTGCTTCACGCCGAAGGGTACCGTCAGGCCCATCGGATCTTCTGCTGGCTGCGCCGGCGGCTTTCGCTGCTGGGCGGGTTGCTTTCGTTCGAAGTCGGACAGATCCACACGCTCTACGAGTACTGGTGCTACCTGACGCTGGTCCGGTTGCTGAGTCGGATGACCGGCCGGTCGCTTCTGCTGCACCGGCTGTTCACACTGTCGGACGACGGGCTGCAGCTTCGCCCGGTGCGCGGCCGTCCGCTGTCGTTTCCTCTTTCGGACGGCGGACGCCTTCGCCTCGTGTACAACCCGCGCTGGGGTGCTCGCGCTTTGCTTGTCCCCCAGCAACCCGACCTGCTGCTGTCCCGCTTTCGGCCCGATGCTCCGCCCGTCCACTACGTGCTCGACGCAAAGTATCGGCTCGATGCCTCGCCGGCTTACGTACGTCGCTACGGGGTGCCCGGACCGCCAACAGACGCGCTGAACGACCTGCACCGCTACCGCGACGCGCTCTCGAGTTACTTCACCCGCCAGGGCAAGGGCACGATAGCTCAGGCGCTGGCCCTCTACCCGTACCGCAACGGCGAAGCCGGTCGCTTCGCCGAAAGCCGTCTGGCCCGTGCCCTTGCCGAAGACGGCGTCGGCGCCCTCCCTCTCCTTCCCGACGCCACCGAGCACCTGGAGCACTGGCTGCGGCACGTGCTTGCATGA
- a CDS encoding McrB family protein produces the protein MAEAPTTYRPREGRAWLWAIPPQHYPAFLQTGTFAVHRVGRAALHRLRPGDRIFAYLSGSKVLVGMFEVTGEPFEDHTPLVPGVAYPHRVRVRPLVVLSEEAWVPFEAFADKLEVVRNYPDFRSVVQQVLHLLPRVDEKVLEFLIRARAADLERAMSALEELRRLRIERPAPVVREKRVRYRAEAFDRAAALETLLSHLEGRGFVYAPWIVAAYVAALRTKPLVILAGPTGTGKSKLPLLVAEATGSAAQLIPVRPDWADSAELLGYVDLQGRFRPGVLLRLMREAQQQPNRFFVGVLDEMNLARPEQYLAEALSRIEDRRPLPEGGWTTEPLLQLSLAPADQGWARVAWTANFALVGTVNVDETTHGFSRKVIDRAFTLELTEIDLTATPVSSVVEPEPWPVTAWWPRALRLAELPTPSDAEQKQLDRVLETLQTLNRWLQPAGFPVAYRTRDEVALFVLHAAETPEAFRTRTGEPVDPLDLALWMKVLPRLQGSSPTLRRALRALLGWAVTGAPAERDDELHALLDTWTAAGYPDRWPETAFPMTAARLAHMWLRLESEGFASFWE, from the coding sequence ATGGCAGAAGCGCCTACCACATATCGCCCTCGCGAGGGACGCGCCTGGCTCTGGGCCATCCCGCCCCAGCACTACCCGGCCTTTCTGCAGACGGGCACCTTTGCCGTGCACCGGGTAGGGCGGGCTGCGCTCCATCGCCTGCGTCCGGGCGATCGAATCTTCGCCTATCTGTCGGGCTCCAAGGTGCTCGTGGGCATGTTTGAGGTAACGGGCGAGCCCTTCGAAGACCACACGCCGCTGGTGCCGGGCGTGGCCTATCCGCACCGCGTGCGCGTGCGACCGCTGGTGGTGCTCTCCGAAGAAGCCTGGGTGCCGTTCGAGGCATTCGCCGACAAGCTGGAGGTCGTACGCAACTATCCCGACTTTCGGTCGGTCGTGCAGCAGGTGCTGCACCTGCTTCCGCGCGTGGACGAAAAAGTGCTGGAGTTTCTGATCCGGGCGCGGGCGGCCGACCTGGAGCGGGCCATGTCGGCGTTGGAAGAATTGCGCCGGCTCAGGATCGAGCGACCGGCACCGGTCGTGCGCGAAAAACGCGTGCGCTACCGCGCCGAAGCGTTCGACCGGGCCGCCGCGCTCGAAACGCTCCTCAGCCACCTGGAAGGCCGGGGATTCGTCTATGCGCCCTGGATCGTGGCGGCCTACGTGGCGGCGCTTCGCACCAAACCGCTGGTCATCCTGGCGGGACCTACCGGCACGGGGAAATCAAAACTTCCGTTGCTGGTGGCCGAGGCGACCGGCAGCGCGGCACAGCTCATCCCCGTGCGCCCCGACTGGGCTGACAGCGCCGAACTGCTGGGCTACGTGGACCTGCAGGGCCGCTTTCGTCCCGGTGTGTTGCTGCGCCTCATGCGCGAGGCGCAGCAGCAACCCAATCGGTTCTTTGTGGGCGTGCTGGACGAGATGAACCTGGCGCGACCGGAGCAGTACCTGGCCGAAGCGCTCAGCCGCATTGAAGATCGTCGCCCGCTTCCAGAAGGCGGCTGGACCACCGAACCCCTGCTGCAACTGTCGCTCGCTCCGGCCGATCAGGGCTGGGCCCGCGTGGCCTGGACGGCCAACTTCGCGCTGGTGGGCACGGTGAACGTGGACGAAACCACCCACGGCTTCAGCCGCAAGGTGATCGACCGCGCCTTCACGCTGGAGCTGACAGAGATCGACCTGACGGCCACGCCCGTTTCCTCGGTGGTCGAGCCCGAGCCCTGGCCGGTGACGGCCTGGTGGCCCCGTGCGCTCCGCCTGGCCGAGCTACCGACGCCATCCGACGCGGAGCAAAAGCAACTGGATCGCGTGCTGGAGACGCTCCAGACGCTCAACCGATGGCTGCAGCCCGCCGGCTTTCCGGTGGCCTACCGGACGCGCGACGAGGTGGCACTGTTCGTGCTGCACGCCGCTGAAACGCCCGAAGCGTTCCGAACGCGCACCGGCGAACCGGTCGATCCGCTGGACCTGGCGCTCTGGATGAAGGTGCTCCCCCGCCTGCAGGGCAGCTCGCCCACGCTGCGACGGGCCCTCCGGGCCCTGCTGGGCTGGGCCGTCACCGGCGCACCGGCCGAACGCGACGACGAACTGCACGCGCTGCTCGACACCTGGACGGCGGCGGGCTACCCGGACCGCTGGCCGGAAACCGCCTTTCCCATGACGGCCGCCCGCCTGGCGCACATGTGGCTTCGGCTCGAAAGCGAAGGCTTCGCTTCGTTCTGGGAATAA